DNA sequence from the Sediminibacillus dalangtanensis genome:
CTGGAAGAAACAATCATCATCATTTCTGCTGATCACGGGGAAAACCAGGGAGAGTTGAATGTCTATGGAGACCACCAGTTAGCCGACCATGTCACTTGCCGTATCCCTTTTATCATCTCCGGACCAGGTATTATCCAAGGTCATGTGGATGAGGACTTGCATTATCAAATCGATGTCGGGCCGACGCTGGCAGAACTTGCTGACGGGAAGCAGCGTGAAAAGTGGGACGGGCGAAGTTTTTTGCCTGCCATTATCGATGGAAAATCGTCGGGGAGGCCTCATTTGGTTGTCAGTCAGTGTGCCTGGAGTTGTCAGCGAGGCGTGCGTTTTGATAATTGGATGCTTATCCGTACATATCATGACGGATTAAAGGAACTTCCCGATTTCATGTTGTTTGATATTGAAAACGATCCGCATGAAACCAATAACTTGATTGATGAACACCCTGAAGTGCTGGCGAAAGGTCTGCGCATCCTGGATGAATGGGTGACAGAACAGATGAAGACCTCTGATTCACCCGTCGATCCGATGTGGAGCGTGATTCATGAAGGTGGTCCTTTTCATACAAGAGATGACCTGGATTTAGATCGGTATTTGGAAAAACTACACAAAGAAGGCAGGAATGAGGCAGCGGCTAGATTAGAACAGCGATATCGATAAGAAAAGCCATCATCCAAATCGTAGGTTGGAAGAGCGCTGCCCCTCAAAGAGTATAAAAAAATCGAGCTTGCATGTTCAAGCTCGATTTTTCCTTTACTCAGAAAACTTTTTAAATGCCAGCACGGCATTATGCCCGCCGAAACCAAAACCATTGGAAATGGCATGGTTTATCTCTGTTTTGACGGCTTGATTTGGTACGTAATCCAAATCGCATTCCTCATCCGGTGTTTCATAATTAATGGTCGGCGGAGCGGTGTCTTCCAGGATGCTTTTCAGCGTGACGACTGCTTCGAGCCCGCCTGCCGCACCGAACAGATGTCCGGTCATCGATTTTGTCGAACTCACCTTCAGGTCGTAAGCGTGCGAACCAAATACACGTTTAATCGCATTTGTTTCCGATTTGTCTCCGTCCGGTGTGCTTGTTCCGTGGGCATTGATGTAATCAACAGCCGTCGGTTCGATATTTGCCATATTCAAAGCAAGCTTCATGGCGTTGGCAGCACCCTCAAAGTCAGGAGCGGTGATATGATGGGCATCCGTTGTCGACCCATAGCCGACGACTTCCCCTAAAATGGAAGCCCCTCTTGCTTTGGCATGCTCATATTCCTCCAGGAATAAAATGCCTGATCCTTCTGACATGACAAACCCATCCCGTCCGCTGTCAAAAGGGCGGCTGGCTTGTTCTGGAGAATCGTTGAAGGTGGACATGGCCCTCATTTTTGAAAATCCAGCAAAAGCTACCGGAGTGATAGAGGCTTCTGCCCCGCCGGCAAGAATGCCATCTGAGTAGCCGTGTTTGATATTCAGATATGCTTCCCCGATGGCCTGATTCCCTGTGGCACAAGCCGAGACAGGGGAGAAGCTTGGACCTTTGAAACCATTTTTGATAGAAAGGATGCCTGAAGCCATATTGCTGATCATCATCGGCACCATAAACGGCGAAACTCGCTTCGGCCCTTTGTCGAGAAACGCTTTGTGCTGTTCCAGCGTCGTATGGATCCCACCGATGCCGGATCCGACATAAACGCCGAGTCTTTCCTTGTTTGCTTTTTCCAAATCCAAGCCGGACTGAGCCAAAGCTTGCTGAGCTGCGGCAACGGCATACTGAATGAATAAGTCATACTTACTTATTTCTTTTTTCTCGAGATATTGCGCGGCATCGAAATCGGTAATATAACCGGCGATTTGCGTATTTATGTTTTCATAGCCATCTGCTTGGATTCTTTTAATGCCTGATTTCCCTTGTTTCACATTGTCCCAGAGAGCCTCGACAGTGTTTCCGAGTGGCGAGACAACTCCGTATCCTGTTACTACTACTCTTCTTGTCATATCCATGTATCTCCTTGATCACATTTTATTAGTCTATTGAACGCGGTCCATACCTTTGAAAAAAAGGCATCTCCCAGGACACGCTGATATTGCAGGCCACCCTTCGCACTAGTGATGAGGAGGGCTGCCAATCCTTCCAAGTCATCGATTGCTTTCAGGCCGCCATCCTGTTTTGCATCTTCAAGCAGCTCTGTCAATATCCTGATTTCCCTTTGGCTGATCTGTCGGACTTTTTCCTGCATGGGTCCGGGCAAGTCATTATAGTCTACCTGTAATGCGGAAATCGGACAAACCGCATGCCGATCAACTTGAGCCGCTCTTTTGGAGAGGAAGACCAATGGTTTGTCGGTGGTTTTTATCGTTTCCTCTTTGATGGTGGCATATGTTTGTTCAAGTGTTTCTTCCAGATACGTACAAACGGCGATGCCCAAATCTCCTTTCTTTTCAAAATGATAATGAATGCCAGCCTTTGTGATACCGAGCTCTTTCGCCAAGTCATCATAGCTGAAAGCCAGAAAGCCTTTTTCTTTTATAAACTTCATCGTTAATAAAACGATTTGGGTTTTTTTCTTTGTCATGGCCATACACTAACTTACTAATAGGTAAGTCGTCAACTGAACGGGTTCCTTCAAAATGAAAGCAATGGTATCTATATCACCTCATTTACAGGACATGGGTAGTCTTGATAATCAAAAGGTTATAATAGAGAATGGATAGATAACAGAAATATTGAAAATGCCCGCGTTATCACGGAAAGTGTTTTTGGTGAAATTGAAGAGGAAGGGCATTACTCGATCGTTTTGGGGAGTGAAATAAATGCAGGATATTTCTATTTTAATAGCGGACGATGAAAAGGAGATTGCCGATTTGATTTCCATTCATCTTGAAAAAGAAGGATATCGCGTCTTCGTGGCGGCGGATGGCAAGGAGGCATTGGACATAGTCCAGCGTCAATCCATTGATCTGCTTGTTTTGGATATCATGATGCCGAAGATAGATGGATATGAAGTGACCCGCCAGATCCGGGAGCGTTACAATATGCCGATTATTTTTTTGAGTGCGAAGACTTCGGATTTTGACAAGGTGCAAGGGTTGGTGATCGGTGCGGATGATTATATGACAAAACCCTTCAACCCGATTGAGTTGATTGCCCGGGTTAATGCAAAGCTGCGCCGGTTCAAGAAATGGAATCACAAGCAGACAACACAGACGTACGACCTGGAGTTCGGCGGATTGCATATTTCTCCTGACCAGCGTCGTGTATTGCTTTATGGAGAAACGGTTGAATTGACGCCGAAGGAATTTGATATTTTATATTTACTGGCCAGTCATCCGAAGAAGGTTTTCAGTGTAGAAAATATCTTTCAGCGAGTCTGGGATGAAGCGTATTATGAAGGGGCCAATACCGTGATGGTTCATATCCGCACCCTCCGGAAAAAGCTGAAGGAAGACAAGCGGAAAATTAAATTCATCAAAACAGTTTGGGGCGTTGGATATGCATTCAATGGGTAACCTATTACACAGTTTTCGAGCGAGGATGGTGATGTTATTCGGTTTGAGTATGCTGCTTTCCGGGCTGGTCACGTATCTGATCTATAAAGCTTTGCAATATTATTACCATACCATGGTTGATTACCAGGATCCGCTCACACGCTTGCGTGCCTTTATTCTCCAGGTGGGAGATATTAATTTCTTTTTAATCATTTTTATACCGGTTGCGATATTGTTTTTCTTCGTACTTACGAAGCCTTATTTAACGTACTTTGATGAAATATCGAAGGGAATACACTACCTTGCCCGAGGAGATTTTCAACACACGATTGCCATCCAGACAAAGGATGAATTCGGAGATATAGCAAAAGACATCAACCTGGCAGGAGAGAAACTGAAAGAGGCGATTGAGAGAGGTGATTTTTCAGAGAGCAGTAAAGACCAGCTGGTGGTGAATCTTGCACACGATTTGCGGACACCGCTTACCTCTGTTTTGGGATACTTGGATCTGATATTGAAGGACGATAGCTTGACGGAGGAGCAAAAAAAGCATTATATTACTATCTCTTATACGAAATCCCAGCGCCTGGAGAGGCTGATTGATGAATTGTTTGAGCTGACAAGAATGAATTATGGCATGATGACCGTTGAAAAAACCCTGATAAACCTAAGTAATTTACTGAATCAGTTAACAGAAGAACTATATCCGGTTTTCGAACAAAATCAATTGGCTGCCAGGTTGGATATTGTTCCGGATTTGCCCGTTTCGGGAGACGGCGAGCTGTTGGCACGGGTATTTGAAAACCTTCTGGCCAATGCGATCCGCTATGGACAGGATGGTCAATTCGTAGATGTAAAAGGATTTAAAGACAAAGATGACGCAGTAGTACAAGTTATCAACTATGGAGATAGTATTTCAAAAGATGAATTGCCCTACCTTTTCGATATGTTTTATAAGGGGGATAAAGCCCGGGTGCATCAGGAAAACAGTACTGGTCTCGGCTTGTTCATCGCTAAGAACATCATGGAGCAGCACGGCGGTACGATTACTGCGGACAGCAATTTAATCCGTACGGTATTTGAAGTCCGAATGCCGCTGAATGGAGAAGAAATGGACCAGACTTAGAGGTCGTTCGCATTACTTTAAGAAATATTTAAACTTTACCCCACTTCTTTTTTAAACAGTTTTTCCTATTCTATAACCAATTCGAAATAGGAGGAAACAGAAATGAAGAAGTGGGTTTTATTATTGTTGTTATTATTAATCGGTTTTGGTTATTTTTACGGAGATAAGACTAGTCCTTTCTTGCAAGATAAGGTGAAAATAGAAGAAAAGGTAAAGGAAGGTTTCCAGAATACCGAGAAAATAGAGGTAGGAAAAGAGCAAATTTATGAGGGCGAGTTGTTGCTGGTAAATGAGCAGTATGCAGTACATGAAGAAAGTGTTAGACAAGATATTGTAGAATTGTTTAACCATCCGGAATTGACGAAGAACTACGGACTGCTAAACAATGACATAAAGCTATCGGCGACTTTGGCCGAGGATTT
Encoded proteins:
- the fabF gene encoding beta-ketoacyl-ACP synthase II, which translates into the protein MTRRVVVTGYGVVSPLGNTVEALWDNVKQGKSGIKRIQADGYENINTQIAGYITDFDAAQYLEKKEISKYDLFIQYAVAAAQQALAQSGLDLEKANKERLGVYVGSGIGGIHTTLEQHKAFLDKGPKRVSPFMVPMMISNMASGILSIKNGFKGPSFSPVSACATGNQAIGEAYLNIKHGYSDGILAGGAEASITPVAFAGFSKMRAMSTFNDSPEQASRPFDSGRDGFVMSEGSGILFLEEYEHAKARGASILGEVVGYGSTTDAHHITAPDFEGAANAMKLALNMANIEPTAVDYINAHGTSTPDGDKSETNAIKRVFGSHAYDLKVSSTKSMTGHLFGAAGGLEAVVTLKSILEDTAPPTINYETPDEECDLDYVPNQAVKTEINHAISNGFGFGGHNAVLAFKKFSE
- a CDS encoding TetR/AcrR family transcriptional regulator; its protein translation is MTKKKTQIVLLTMKFIKEKGFLAFSYDDLAKELGITKAGIHYHFEKKGDLGIAVCTYLEETLEQTYATIKEETIKTTDKPLVFLSKRAAQVDRHAVCPISALQVDYNDLPGPMQEKVRQISQREIRILTELLEDAKQDGGLKAIDDLEGLAALLITSAKGGLQYQRVLGDAFFSKVWTAFNRLIKCDQGDTWI
- a CDS encoding response regulator transcription factor, yielding MQDISILIADDEKEIADLISIHLEKEGYRVFVAADGKEALDIVQRQSIDLLVLDIMMPKIDGYEVTRQIRERYNMPIIFLSAKTSDFDKVQGLVIGADDYMTKPFNPIELIARVNAKLRRFKKWNHKQTTQTYDLEFGGLHISPDQRRVLLYGETVELTPKEFDILYLLASHPKKVFSVENIFQRVWDEAYYEGANTVMVHIRTLRKKLKEDKRKIKFIKTVWGVGYAFNG
- a CDS encoding HAMP domain-containing sensor histidine kinase; amino-acid sequence: MGNLLHSFRARMVMLFGLSMLLSGLVTYLIYKALQYYYHTMVDYQDPLTRLRAFILQVGDINFFLIIFIPVAILFFFVLTKPYLTYFDEISKGIHYLARGDFQHTIAIQTKDEFGDIAKDINLAGEKLKEAIERGDFSESSKDQLVVNLAHDLRTPLTSVLGYLDLILKDDSLTEEQKKHYITISYTKSQRLERLIDELFELTRMNYGMMTVEKTLINLSNLLNQLTEELYPVFEQNQLAARLDIVPDLPVSGDGELLARVFENLLANAIRYGQDGQFVDVKGFKDKDDAVVQVINYGDSISKDELPYLFDMFYKGDKARVHQENSTGLGLFIAKNIMEQHGGTITADSNLIRTVFEVRMPLNGEEMDQT